A segment of the Fusarium musae strain F31 chromosome 2, whole genome shotgun sequence genome:
CCAAATGGTCGCTTGCCCAAGATACGAACCATGTCATCTCGGACGAGaacctccttcttgagcaaCTCCTGGGCGATTAGCCCAACTTCCTTCTTTTTCGAGGTCAGAAGGTCTCGGCATCGCTGGTAAGCTGCCTCCACGATTCGGGAAACCTCCTGGTCGATCTGCTGGGCAGTAGATTCTGCAAATGGCTTCTGCATGCGGTTGGGGTCATTCTCAAAGTGAACGGGGCCCACCTTCTCGGACATGCCCCATTGGGTTACCATGTTTCGTGCCATCTGGGAAACCTTCTTGAAGTCATCACTAGCACCTGTTGTCACCGTGGGGAAATGAAGCTCCTCAGATACACGGCCACCCATTGTCATAGCCATTCGGTCCATGAGCTGGTTGGTGTTCATCAGGTAAGCATCCTGGGGCAGGTACTGAGCATAACCCAGAGCACCTTGGCCGCGGGGAATAATGGAGACCTTAAGAAGAGGATCAGCATGTTCCAGGAACCAACCACAGATGGCGTGTCCAGCCTCATGGTATGCAacagtcttcttctcctctggcTTCAGCACGAGAGACTTGCGCTCAAGACCTCCTATAACCCGCTCAATGGCCCGCTCAAAGTGGTCCATCTTGACCTCATCAGCATTGCCTCGGGCAGCTAGGCAAAGTTAGCCAGGTAATACACAATATCAGATTAGCCGGTAGAACATACCGATTAGAGCAGCCTCATTGACAACGTTGGCAATATCAGCACCGGAGAATCCAGGGGTCAGAGTTGCCAGGCGACCAACAAGGTATTCGTGGTCCTCGTTTGTTACAATCTTGTTCAGATACACCTTGAAGATTTCCTGGCGGCCTTTCATCGTAGGACGATCGATGAAGATATGTCTGTCAAATCGCCCTGGTCGCATCAAGGCCTTGTCGAGCATATCCGCTCGATTGGTGCcagcaagaacaacaacctgCTCGCGAGTATTGAAACCGTCCATTTCAGTGAGAATCTGGTTCAGAGTCGCTTCCCGCTCATCATTACCACCGAATCCCCGGCCGCTCTCCTGTCGCGCACGTCCAATTGCGTCAATCTCgtcaatgaagatgatgcaggGGGCGTTCTTACGTCCTTCGGCGAATAAATCTCTCACACGTGAAGGTCCGACACCGACAAACATTTCAACGAACTCAGAACCGCTTACACTGAAGAATGGTACTCCAGACTCGCCAGCTGTGGCCTTGGCAAGCAATGTCTTGCCAGTACCAGGGGGGCCAGCTAAGATAGCACCTCGAGGGATCTTGGCACCTAGCTTTTCGAATTTCTCGGGCTGCTTCAGGAAGCTCACAAACTCCATGATCTCGGTTTTTGCCTCTTCGAGGCCAGCAACATCTGAGAATTTGACCTTAACAGCACTCTCGGCGTTGAACTTCTTAGCCTTGCTCTTGCCGAAGTTGAACATACCTcctccagcaccaccacGTCCACCCATTGACCGCTGAGTCCAGAGGATCAACCCGATGAAGAGCAGTGTAGGGCCAAAGGCCAGAAGAAGGTTGCCAAGGGTGCTACCTCCAGCCTCATAGCTCACAGGTATCCTTTCAGAAGGCGGAATACCAAGCTCATCTTGCGCCTGTTCCAGCTTTCGCTCGAAGGATTCAACAGACCCTATGGAGAAAACGTAGCTCTTTCTCGCAGGTTGCCCGCCCTCACCAGTAGCTCCGGTTGCAGATGGATGAAGCTCTACCCGCACATGTGAGCCGTTAACAACAATCAGCTTCTGAACCAGGCCCTTATCCAGGAATGCTTTCCGCATCTCTTGCCAAGTaatctccttctcagagAAAGGGTTGGCAAAGAGCTCCGCAATCCATACAGTGACACCAATGGCGATACCAGTCTGGACAGCCTCCAGCCACCCGCTGCGCTCATTCTTCGGTAGCTTGCCACCCttctgttgctgctgctgatgttgctTCGACTTGTCAGTGCTATCCTTTCCGTCCTGGGTCTTCGGTTCCTGGTCCATGCGGAAGGAGGAAAATTGGCCATCCCGGTTGTCCTGTTGATCTTCCAATTCTATTATCCGTTCTGTGACCATGTATACACATCGCATGAGCCTTCCCTTGTCCAAGATCGAAAGGTTGCCGTTCTGTCGTTGCTTttgaagaagatctcggGTCTCAGCAGGGGCGCCAACAATTTGAAGTTTCTCAAGAATGTCCTTCGCCACCGGCCTTTGAGCTTCTGGAAGTCGACTTGTAAATTCCTCGAGATGTGCCAGTTCCTCCTTGTTCAAGTGAATCCAGCCTTCGGGTAGAGGTGGCGGCTTTGGTGCTTCAGACTTGCTTCCATCGGGCCCGTTCTTTGCACTGTGTTGATTCAATGGCTTGCTTCCATGCTCATCATCCTTTTCCGGGTTTGATCGGGGATCTTTGCCGGGAGGAGGGGGTTGCGAGGAATATGTCCTTGCTCGAATGGCGAATGCGGCAGAAGTCTTTGCGGGGATCGATCGGGTGACAAGTGACGGTCTTGCACATAATCGTAGTGCAGGCTGCGTTGACAATCTTGTCGCTCGTGCGAGCTGGCTTGATTGTCTTAAAAATCTCGACATGGCGGGCAACGCGGGCTGTCGCAAGTGCGGAACTACCGGGGTTGTGTGTAGAGATAAAGGTAATTGAGAGCGCCGTGCTATCTCATGGGGTAGCACGGCTCAAGCCAACAGGGCTATTGACTAATATTTAAGGTCGGTATACAGTCGTATATGGCGAGAACTCGGAGTCCCAGCGCCAATGGATGAATATGAATATGCTGGATGACACCACCAAGTGAAAGCTTCTGGTGATGAGTCTACAGTGGTTGCTTAGCTCGAAAACTGAGGATCACGTGTTGAGAAAGTCGCTGAGTGTGGGTCAGCCGAGGGCGGAAGGTGAGAGGATTGGCTGACATGATCGCCTCAGGGAATGTGTCAGTACGTCAATGAGTGATGCCTATTAGGTAGGTATTCAAGGTATTCTAACTTATGCACTAACCTTGCGTAGGTCTGTTCGGCTCTGCAATGCTTGACATCAGGTACCTGGCTCGAGTAATTATGTGAAGAATACATCAAATGGGTTGTCGAAGTGAGCAGTGGCAATTTGCGCCGTATGTTCCAGCACTAGTGATGGATGTAAGTATCATAGAGCTCCCAACGGTGCTCTCTGTTTCACAGCgatctttaatataagagaATATTCTTTGTATGTATCTTACTACTACGATATTAATATGTCACATCCAGTCTTTTCAGTAGGAGGACATGAATCAAATTGAACAAGGATTATGGCAACACTGAAGGAAAGACTGCCTTCTATTGATAGTAGAGGCAATATGTATTTTTGATAACTTTGCCCCAAACAGACGGTTTCTTGCTCCTGCAGATTCATCTACTACCCTATCGCTCTGCCTATTCCAGGTTGTGAATTAGAATGGATCGTACAAGGCCATCGCCTCTCACCGGAACTCGGCATTCTTCCTTTTGTTCATTGAGATGCAAGACGATCTCTGTGCCCTTGGCTCCCTCGAAATCAGGCAAGTCACGCCAAATTTCAGTCCTTGACTTTTGGGCAATTGGATGGTTGAAGTACAGCTGCAACACACGACGGGCCTGCTCATCGTCGCCGATTTCGAGCAGTACCACCCTGGGCTTCAAGAGTTCTGTAATGTCCAAAAGCCGTGCATAAAAAACGTCTGCTGGGTTGCATCTACTAGTGCAAGGGAGGTCCTTGTCAGGAACCAATGCGAGGCGTGGTTCATATTTTCGGACTGAATATCCGAGTTGCCCACGGCCATAATGCCAGATATCTTCTGATATATATGGAGGATTAGAAACGATAATGTCCCAGGGGGTAACGGCGAGCTGCTGCATGTCGCCATCACTAAAAACATTTGCTCTTGTGATGTCAAGCCGCTTGTGTTTTGTAGGCCTGATCAAAGTTCCAAGCCTGACGTTTCGTGCGATGTTCTCCTGTGCGAGCCGGAGGGCTACAGGCGAAACATCCACTCCCCGCACAGTCAAGTTGTCAACCGAGTGCTGGAGGGATGAGAAAACTCCAAGAGGTATACAACCAGTTCCTGTGCAAAAGTCGATTATGTTTACTCCACGGTCCATTGTCCTTACGTCTTGACCTAGAAGCTCCCCTGATTTGACGAGGTTTATTAGATGGAAAGTGTATGCTTCGGTTTCTGGTCTAGGTATTAAAACACCTTGTTTACACTTGATGTTGAGTGAGCCAAACGGCTGAGAGCCGATGACATACTGAAGTGGTTCACCACgccctcttcttcgacatAGATTGTCTAACAGCCATGATTTGTTTCGTGACCGTGATTCATCGACATGGCTTCTTAGCCATCGGAGCTCATTCTGGGCAGAATTCAAGTCCCGGCAAGCTGGAAGAAGGCTTGCGATATGTGGCGAAAGGCGCCTAGCACGCCTCAACAAAGATGGCTGAATGCGCGGCATAACGAGAGGACTTCATCGTTGAGCCTGCAACGGTGAAAGTTGATGCATGACAGGATTGTAAGCATGCCATCAGAAAGTCGAGGTTGGATGTACATCCTGTCATGATTAACCGACCTTTATCCTGCCGCGCCTCGAAGCTTTGAGGGCAGACCCCCTGCATCACCTTGCTTTAttctttattctttaaatcTTTGTTCAACAACTTGACCAACTTGCTCAAGAAACAACTTCCTTTTggattttttttttggtgCTACATGCTCTAGGTTCATTCTGTACTTATAATTACTCGCCGAGCCATTCGAGCGATACAAAACGCAAACTGCCGACATTCTTGGACTTTTTTGTTGTAATCGCCACTTTACCGCCAAATCTCAAACCGCCTAACACCCCGATCAAGAACCCAAGATGAACGCGCCTGATCGGTAAGACCATCTTTTTCTCTATCTCTTTGTTTGTACTCTCTCTTTATTCGGGTCTTCTCTCGTGTGCTTCCAGGCTACTTGCTCTTCTCTTAAGTCTGGCAAAGAAACACAGACATCAAGCCAGAATCCAATATTACACGCTCTTATAATCCTGCTTGGTCAAGCCTTATGTGAAGCCAAATACCGAATGTTGATTCGGCAATCGGTCTGTGCCTTAGCATAGGGATTGGCTTTCATTCTGGCAAGTCGCCAGCTTGGTCTTATCACCCTGCCATCGTTTACTTTGGAAAGCATTATGCCACTGGCTGTGTTGCCTGGATGGCATTACCCTAAGTCTGTATGCCAGACTTCTTAAGGCATTATGATTTTTCGAATGCCTGAAAGTCATCAAGTAAATATGCTTTCCTTGGTTCTATGCTCTGCGTTCATTTGCGGTGTCAGTGGCAGGCACTGTCTTTGAGGAAAGTTATCTTGCGAACTGCCTTTCCGAAGCAATTAAAAAAGCCATTTTCCTCAAGCAAGTCAAGCTCATCTCATATATTCCAACACCATAAAACGCACAAAGCATATATTTGCATTTTCACCAAACATTAGACAATGGCCGGTGGTAACCCCAAGCATTTCAATCTCCAAGATGACCCGTTACGTTGTTGCAAACTACTTAAAGCCTTTCGCAAGCTAACAAATATGATAGTTTCGAGTTGTTCCTGCTCGGAGAGGGCGAGAAGAAGATAGAGGAAAAGGTCTTCTCAGGTTGGCTCCCTTGCGACTTATGCCTATCACCTGCTTACAATATTCCATTAGGAATGTCCAATACCTCCGATTTTGTCCTCATGAAAGAAGACCACACTCTTGGTAACCTTCTCTCTGAGCACCTCAAGATGCACCCTAATGTCTATATGGCTGGGTATAAGAGTACAGATGCCGCCGCCCTTGATGAATCTTGTGCTGACATGGTACACAGTTGCTCATCCCAATGTTCCTGAACTTTTTATACGAGTCCAGACAGATGGAACCATAACCCCCCGCGATGTGTTTACTTCTGTCTGTGAGAAGCTCATTAAACAGCTCGAGATGCTGCATCAGGAGTTCACGCGAGAGTGGGAATTGAGACGAATCACCAACACTGGTGAGCAGGGAAACATGCAGAACGGCCACTGAGCTCCGCATTCATTATCAGGGATCATCTAAAACGGGCAGGCATCATGGGCGGTCGGCGTTGGGGCTGCAGGTTATtgcttatttatttttaaccaGATATGAACTGGAATGAGCTTAAGAGCAGACTCTTCTGAGCTATACTGCGGTCCTTATTTCCACTTGATGTGCATGTTGTGACACACGTATAGAATAGGTCGCGCCAGGTTTGCTTGAGTTTAAATAGGGGAGACCTGGGCTCGAGATGAGTTTCAACCAAAAGAGATTTTGCGATGTCTATGATCCTGGTAGACCTTTCTCAAGCAGCTCCTTCTGGACCTTCGCCACCAGGGATCAACTGATAGAGTTTTAGTACAAAAGGCAGGGAACGAGTTGCGACTGACTCACCATGCAGATGTTGTTGCCGTTCAGGAGGATCTTGGGAAGTTTAGTGTGGTTACCCGAATAGTCACTATTTAGTTAGCCAGTACTGGAAATGCAATAATGAAGATTTTGCTCATACAACTCGGTCACATCCTCCAAAACCATGTCTATACCAATAATTAGCTTTGATAGGGGCGAGCTGGGAGAGCAATACTCACTAACGTAGTCATCGAAACCGACAAGAGTTCCGCTGAATTCTATCATCTTTTCAGCACAATCGTCCATGACCATACAGAAACTCATCCTCTCTCTCACCCTTGTCACCCTTCATAATGACCCAAATCCTGGAGCCTACACACTTGTCGATAAGCTCTACATAGAAGAGTTAGTATGTAGCCTTAATACATCAAGGATCTCTATGCAAGGTTACTCACCGAGAGGTAACAGCTGGGATGCCATTGTGAAAATGTGACGTGGATGGATCGTATAAAGAGTTGTCGATCTGAAGCGGCTTCTTTGCTCAAAACGATTAGCAAATTTTTACTGAAGTGCCGGTTTTGGTTACCGAAAGCCAGATGCTTTGTCTCAGAGTTGAGCTGAAGTCGTCAAGGTCGTCGTCTCAAAGTCTCAAAGTGGGATGGATTATGGAGGTGTgaatacctaaggtactaGATAGAGCACGTCCCCACGTGCTCTCGCGATGATCATGGTGACTAAGCCAATTCGTTACTCGCCCCGGGCACTTCCACCCTCCCCAAGCCACCCGCTGATCGCTTTATTGACGCGGCTGCCTAACAAATCTCAcgtaactacctaggtacggagtactgcaCAGTAGCCTTCGCGTATCAGGGTCATGGGCTTTTGCCACAATGGCTCACCGACGCAGGCTATATTTCAATCACTTCATACCCCAATGATATTATCTTCACAGGGGCGCATTGCTGGCAGTGTATTAAGGCCCTTAATAAGAACGCGTCGGTTCCCCTCTGCCAGTAGGTATGTTGAGATACCCGTCTTTGATTTAAAAACTTCCTGACGGCTCTATCTATAAAGGAAAGAGTTTAGCTCCAGCATGTCACCAACTATGAAGAATCGTCTGTGGAATCCAGCTTTTGGGATCAGGTTCTCTACGAAAAATGATCATCAGTTACCTTACCCTTTCCTGGATATCACACGCTTCGTCCATGCCCCTGCCTCTGGGCCTGGGGATGTTGAAAAAGGAGATGTCGAAGCTGACGAGTTCAGCGAAGGTGAAGAGTTCGAGCGTGATGCGGCGGAATGGTTCGATCAACGAGATCGGTTGGTATTGCCTACCATTGAAACAATCTCTAAAGGCACTCAGGTTGGATCAGACACAGACGGAGATCTCGTCGAGGTCTCTAAGCGGGAGAAAGCCCTGGCAGAATCCGTCACTGCTCCTCTCACATCCTCAGACTACACAATCGACGCCAACCTTTGGGATACAGCCCGAAAAAGTGAGGCCGGTTCCAGCCAGTCATTCTGGTCCTACAAAATGTAccgtcaagttcaagggaACGGCGAGGAGCAGAAAGTCAAGGTCCACTACTGCACTTCAAAACATACGATGGAGCATGTTTGTGAAAGGTACTTTTCTGACGAGAAAGTCATTGGCTTCGATTTGGAGTGGCTTGTTGCGAGGGGTCCAGCTAACTCCAACCCTCGACGAAATGTTTCGCTCATCCAGATCGCTAGCCCAAGTCGTATAGGCTTGTTCCACGTTGCACTCTTTCCCAGGGACGACTTTGTCGCCCCGACTTTCAAGAGGATTATGGAGGACGAAAGCGTAACCAAAGTCGGAGTGGCTATTAAGGGTGACTGCACAAGATTGAAGAATAATCTTGGCATCAACAGTAAAGGGATCCTCGAGCTGTCTCACCTCTACAAACTTGTCAAGTACTCAAAGGCTGGAGAGCTAGACCGAATCAATAAGGTCATGGTGTCTTTAGCCGTGCAGACACAGGAGATGTTAGGCCTTCCGTTATTCAAAGGAGATGATGTGCGGTCCAGTAATTGGATGATGCGTCTGTCAGCAGATCAAGTTGCATGTGAGTTAAAATTTGCGCCTCTTGTACTTCTGTAGCTCACGCATATACAGACTCCGCATCAGATGCATATGTTGGCCTCCAGCTGTACTATGTGCTTGAGCAGGAACGCATGAAGCTTCAGCCTACTCCTCCTCGACCAGCTTTCGTCGAGCAGAATCTTCCTATTA
Coding sequences within it:
- the YTA12 gene encoding Mitochondrial inner membrane m-AAA protease component (EggNog:ENOG41~MEROPS:MER0002605); protein product: MSRFLRQSSQLARATRLSTQPALRLCARPSLVTRSIPAKTSAAFAIRARTYSSQPPPPGKDPRSNPEKDDEHGSKPLNQHSAKNGPDGSKSEAPKPPPLPEGWIHLNKEELAHLEEFTSRLPEAQRPVAKDILEKLQIVGAPAETRDLLQKQRQNGNLSILDKGRLMRCVYMVTERIIELEDQQDNRDGQFSSFRMDQEPKTQDGKDSTDKSKQHQQQQQKGGKLPKNERSGWLEAVQTGIAIGVTVWIAELFANPFSEKEITWQEMRKAFLDKGLVQKLIVVNGSHVRVELHPSATGATGEGGQPARKSYVFSIGSVESFERKLEQAQDELGIPPSERIPVSYEAGGSTLGNLLLAFGPTLLFIGLILWTQRSMGGRGGAGGGMFNFGKSKAKKFNAESAVKVKFSDVAGLEEAKTEIMEFVSFLKQPEKFEKLGAKIPRGAILAGPPGTGKTLLAKATAGESGVPFFSVSGSEFVEMFVGVGPSRVRDLFAEGRKNAPCIIFIDEIDAIGRARQESGRGFGGNDEREATLNQILTEMDGFNTREQVVVLAGTNRADMLDKALMRPGRFDRHIFIDRPTMKGRQEIFKVYLNKIVTNEDHEYLVGRLATLTPGFSGADIANVVNEAALIAARGNADEVKMDHFERAIERVIGGLERKSLVLKPEEKKTVAYHEAGHAICGWFLEHADPLLKVSIIPRGQGALGYAQYLPQDAYLMNTNQLMDRMAMTMGGRVSEELHFPTVTTGASDDFKKVSQMARNMVTQWGMSEKVGPVHFENDPNRMQKPFAESTAQQIDQEVSRIVEAAYQRCRDLLTSKKKEVGLIAQELLKKEVLVRDDMVRILGKRPFGDNEDFEKYFGGGKEESTPPPFPEETDTPKDPPAPAPAFKKLE
- a CDS encoding hypothetical protein (EggNog:ENOG41), whose product is MDRGVNIIDFCTGTGCIPLGVFSSLQHSVDNLTVRGVDVSPVALRLAQENIARNVRLGTLIRPTKHKRLDITRANVFSDGDMQQLAVTPWDIIVSNPPYISEDIWHYGRGQLGYSVRKYEPRLALVPDKDLPCTSRCNPADVFYARLLDITELLKPRVVLLEIGDDEQARRVLQLYFNHPIAQKSRTEIWRDLPDFEGAKGTEIVLHLNEQKEECRVPAER
- a CDS encoding hypothetical protein (EggNog:ENOG41~BUSCO:EOG0926591L), which codes for MAGGNPKHFNLQDDPFELFLLGEGEKKIEEKVFSGMSNTSDFVLMKEDHTLGNLLSEHLKMHPNVYMAGYKIAHPNVPELFIRVQTDGTITPRDVFTSVCEKLIKQLEMLHQEFTREWELRRITNTGEQGNMQNGH
- the LSM5 gene encoding RNA-binding protein lsm5 (EggNog:ENOG41); this translates as MASQLLPLELIDKCVGSRIWVIMKGDKEFSGTLVGFDDYVNMVLEDVTEFDYSGNHTKLPKILLNGNNICMLIPGGEGPEGAA
- a CDS encoding hypothetical protein (EggNog:ENOG41), translated to MSPTMKNRLWNPAFGIRFSTKNDHQLPYPFLDITRFVHAPASGPGDVEKGDVEADEFSEGEEFERDAAEWFDQRDRLVLPTIETISKGTQVGSDTDGDLVEVSKREKALAESVTAPLTSSDYTIDANLWDTARKSEAGSSQSFWSYKMYRQVQGNGEEQKVKVHYCTSKHTMEHVCERYFSDEKVIGFDLEWLVARGPANSNPRRNVSLIQIASPSRIGLFHVALFPRDDFVAPTFKRIMEDESVTKVGVAIKGDCTRLKNNLGINSKGILELSHLYKLVKYSKAGELDRINKVMVSLAVQTQEMLGLPLFKGDDVRSSNWMMRLSADQVAYSASDAYVGLQLYYVLEQERMKLQPTPPRPAFVEQNLPIKFLTADDVDESDTTSESAESEVIADAEVRLETPEARPTPSIATPTTKVTPQPEDNSHDTRDPRILAAEKHAQQYRSTTRPKSTPPLSSLRTYYMWYDNQDLTPVDVATLLRTPPLKTNTVVSYILDAIISEGLPYSKSRLRTEVLVHLAPQSLDSSARMGNYSERSFAADWIGNE